In Liquorilactobacillus nagelii DSM 13675, the following proteins share a genomic window:
- a CDS encoding NAD(P)H-dependent flavin oxidoreductase: MEWYQALGLKYPLFQGGMAWASNPELVAAVSNAGALGIIGSGGRSAQQLQDMIQKTRQLTQQPFGVNLMLLEPNIQELVKIVCQEKIAIVTTGAGNPAKYLSQLNLAGIKVFPVIPNIKIAQKMLQLPINGLIAEGIEAGGHVGTETTFTLIPQVTAISDLPVLAAGGIYDYPDFQAVKILGAAGVQAGTAFLAAEECQIASEYRNLLCQSSNPGTMLAKTSSGYWARVLKHPGQSSTNASLKAAVQDGDLKNGAFMAGQVADRITHIEPAEKIIQRIINK, translated from the coding sequence ATGGAATGGTATCAAGCGCTTGGCTTAAAATATCCGTTATTTCAAGGTGGTATGGCTTGGGCAAGTAATCCGGAACTAGTCGCCGCGGTATCAAATGCTGGTGCTTTAGGAATTATTGGTAGTGGTGGTCGATCAGCTCAACAACTTCAAGACATGATTCAAAAAACTCGTCAACTAACGCAGCAACCATTTGGCGTTAATTTGATGTTATTGGAACCGAATATTCAAGAGTTAGTCAAAATCGTTTGTCAAGAAAAGATTGCTATTGTTACAACCGGTGCTGGTAACCCAGCTAAATATCTCTCACAATTAAATCTGGCTGGAATTAAGGTTTTTCCAGTAATTCCTAATATAAAAATTGCACAAAAGATGCTACAGCTTCCAATCAATGGATTAATTGCTGAGGGAATTGAAGCTGGCGGTCATGTTGGAACTGAAACAACCTTTACTTTAATCCCTCAAGTTACTGCTATTAGCGATCTACCTGTTTTGGCTGCCGGAGGAATATATGATTACCCTGACTTCCAAGCCGTGAAAATTCTCGGTGCAGCTGGTGTCCAGGCTGGAACAGCTTTTTTAGCCGCAGAGGAATGCCAAATAGCTTCCGAATATCGGAATTTGTTGTGTCAAAGTAGTAACCCTGGCACGATGTTGGCGAAAACCTCCAGTGGTTATTGGGCACGCGTTCTCAAACATCCCGGTCAATCCTCGACCAATGCCTCATTAAAAGCAGCCGTTCAGGATGGTGATTTAAAAAATGGTGCTTTTATGGCTGGTCAAGTAGCTGATCGAATTACCCACATCGAACCCGCCGAAAAGATCATTCAGCGAATAATAAATAAATAA